A region of Fibrobacter succinogenes subsp. succinogenes S85 DNA encodes the following proteins:
- a CDS encoding TIGR02147 family protein, giving the protein MKPITEYQDYREFMRDFYEERKRSSLFSWREFSKLAGFTSPNFMQLVCEGKSRLSKTGVEKVADAMELAGADRDYFLAMERFGDAKNDASKIQAFNEMQKIAKENRLRVVDAEAFKYFESWVNPVLRELAPIMPGAKPLELARKCYPVVSAAEVRHSLDFMCHAEFLKKVGEDTYVQTEKVVTGSSEAIPLALRSMNRQMSKLATEAIDEIPPEKRHIAGVTLGISEETYQWLVQKLETLRQQVVAMAAKEKEYDKVYRLNIQLFPLTKGKEE; this is encoded by the coding sequence ATGAAACCAATAACCGAATATCAAGACTACCGAGAATTCATGCGGGACTTCTACGAAGAACGCAAACGCAGTTCTTTGTTCTCGTGGCGTGAATTCTCCAAATTGGCGGGGTTCACTTCGCCAAACTTTATGCAGCTCGTGTGCGAGGGCAAAAGCCGCTTGAGCAAAACAGGCGTCGAAAAAGTGGCCGATGCCATGGAGCTTGCTGGCGCAGACCGCGATTATTTCCTAGCGATGGAACGTTTTGGCGATGCCAAAAACGATGCAAGCAAAATTCAGGCGTTTAACGAAATGCAGAAAATTGCAAAAGAAAACCGCTTGCGAGTCGTCGATGCTGAGGCGTTCAAGTATTTCGAATCGTGGGTGAACCCGGTGCTGCGCGAACTTGCCCCCATAATGCCGGGGGCAAAACCGCTGGAACTGGCGCGTAAGTGTTATCCAGTTGTGAGTGCTGCCGAGGTTCGCCATTCGCTCGACTTTATGTGCCATGCGGAATTTCTCAAGAAAGTTGGTGAAGATACATACGTGCAGACCGAAAAGGTCGTGACGGGATCTTCCGAAGCGATTCCGTTGGCGCTGCGTTCCATGAACCGTCAAATGTCAAAGCTTGCAACAGAAGCCATTGACGAAATTCCGCCCGAAAAACGCCACATCGCGGGTGTAACGCTAGGTATCTCCGAAGAGACGTACCAATGGCTTGTGCAAAAACTTGAAACGCTCCGGCAGCAGGTGGTTGCCATGGCAGCAAAAGAAAAAGAATACGATAAAGTTTATCGATTGAATATACAACTTTTCCCGCTTACAAAAGGGAAGGAGGAATGA
- a CDS encoding NADP-dependent isocitrate dehydrogenase, which translates to MNTKIYYTLTDESPFLATQSLLPIVSAFAKTADIDVETKNISLPGRILAAFADTLPAGTTFAGKPVTDDLAFLGKLTLEPDANIIKLPNISASVPQLKAAIAELQKNGYALPDYPDAPANDEEKAIRARYDKVKGSAVNPVLRQGNSDRRAPNAVKNYARNNPHSNGVWNESVKTYVASMQADDFYGNEKSITMAEADSFKIEFVDEAGAVTELRAAKPLLKGEIIDATVMRMASLEKFIANAMAEAKAKGLLFSVHLKATMMKVSDPVLFGAFVRVFFKDVFTKYADLFKELGIDANNGLGDLFKRLEGNAKEAEVKAAIDAALAAGPDLAMVDSAKGVTNLHVPSDVIIDASMPAMIRNSGCMWNKEGKLQEVVACIPDRCYAGIYDETIEFCKQNGAFDPKTMGTVPNVGLMAQGAEEYGSHDKTFVAKGKGVIRAVNSKGEVLLQQEVAAGDIFRMCQAKDAPVRDWVKLAVTRARLSNTPAIFWLDPERAHDREIQKKVEAYLPEHDLKGLDIKIMSPRKAIVETMKRAKAGLDTIGVTGNVMRDYLTDLFPILEVGTSAKMLSIVPLMAGGGLYETGAGGSAPKQVQQFLAENYLRWDSLGEYFALVPAFEQVALKDGNKKAKVLADTLDAANGKILEFNRTPARKIGELDNRGSHFYLALYWAQALAAQKDDAELAGKFAPIAAALSAKETEIVAALAAEQGKPADIGGYYVPKAELLKKWMRPVEAFNAIIDNI; encoded by the coding sequence ATGAATACTAAAATCTATTACACCCTTACGGACGAGTCTCCGTTCTTGGCGACTCAGTCTTTGCTTCCTATCGTATCTGCTTTCGCAAAGACCGCAGATATCGATGTCGAAACTAAGAACATCTCCTTGCCGGGCCGCATTCTTGCCGCTTTCGCGGACACGCTCCCGGCAGGTACGACGTTTGCAGGCAAGCCGGTGACGGATGACCTCGCATTCCTCGGCAAGCTCACGCTTGAACCGGATGCAAACATCATCAAGCTCCCGAACATTTCTGCCTCGGTGCCGCAGCTCAAGGCCGCCATCGCCGAACTCCAGAAGAACGGCTACGCCCTCCCGGACTATCCGGATGCTCCTGCCAACGACGAAGAAAAGGCTATCCGCGCCCGTTACGACAAGGTGAAGGGCTCCGCTGTGAACCCGGTGCTTCGTCAGGGCAATTCTGACCGTCGCGCACCTAACGCAGTCAAGAACTATGCCCGCAACAATCCGCATAGCAACGGCGTGTGGAACGAATCCGTGAAGACTTATGTTGCTAGCATGCAGGCCGATGACTTCTACGGTAACGAAAAGTCCATCACGATGGCCGAAGCCGACTCCTTCAAGATTGAATTTGTCGATGAAGCTGGTGCCGTAACGGAACTCCGTGCTGCAAAGCCGCTCCTCAAGGGCGAAATCATCGACGCTACCGTCATGCGCATGGCTTCTCTCGAAAAGTTCATCGCCAATGCAATGGCCGAAGCCAAGGCCAAGGGCCTCCTCTTCTCCGTGCATCTCAAGGCCACGATGATGAAGGTCTCTGACCCGGTGCTGTTCGGTGCTTTTGTCCGCGTGTTCTTCAAGGACGTGTTCACGAAGTACGCAGACCTCTTTAAGGAACTCGGAATCGATGCCAACAACGGTCTCGGTGACTTGTTCAAGCGCCTCGAAGGCAATGCCAAGGAAGCCGAAGTCAAGGCTGCTATCGACGCCGCTCTCGCCGCAGGCCCGGACCTCGCCATGGTCGATTCTGCCAAGGGCGTTACGAATTTGCATGTGCCGAGCGACGTGATTATCGACGCTTCGATGCCGGCAATGATCCGCAATTCCGGCTGCATGTGGAACAAGGAAGGCAAGCTTCAAGAAGTTGTCGCCTGCATTCCGGACCGCTGCTACGCTGGAATCTACGACGAAACGATTGAATTCTGCAAGCAGAACGGCGCATTCGACCCGAAGACTATGGGTACTGTGCCGAACGTGGGCCTTATGGCTCAGGGTGCCGAAGAATACGGCAGCCACGACAAGACGTTTGTCGCAAAGGGCAAGGGCGTTATTCGCGCTGTAAACAGCAAGGGCGAAGTCCTCTTGCAGCAGGAAGTCGCTGCTGGCGATATTTTCCGCATGTGCCAGGCCAAGGACGCTCCGGTGCGTGACTGGGTCAAGCTCGCTGTAACGCGCGCTCGCCTCTCGAATACTCCGGCAATCTTCTGGCTTGATCCGGAACGCGCTCACGACCGTGAAATTCAGAAGAAGGTCGAAGCTTACTTGCCGGAACATGACCTCAAGGGTCTCGACATCAAGATTATGAGCCCGCGCAAGGCTATCGTCGAAACGATGAAGCGTGCCAAGGCTGGCCTCGATACTATCGGCGTGACGGGTAACGTGATGCGTGACTACCTCACGGACCTCTTCCCGATTCTCGAAGTCGGTACTTCTGCAAAGATGCTCTCCATCGTGCCGCTTATGGCTGGTGGTGGCCTTTATGAAACGGGTGCAGGTGGATCTGCTCCGAAGCAGGTGCAACAGTTCCTCGCCGAAAACTACCTCCGCTGGGATTCTCTCGGTGAATACTTCGCACTCGTGCCTGCATTCGAACAGGTCGCGCTGAAGGACGGCAACAAGAAGGCTAAGGTCTTGGCCGATACGCTCGATGCTGCCAACGGCAAGATTCTCGAATTCAACCGCACGCCGGCTCGTAAGATCGGTGAACTCGACAACCGTGGTTCCCACTTCTACCTCGCTCTCTACTGGGCTCAGGCTCTCGCCGCCCAGAAGGACGATGCAGAACTCGCCGGCAAGTTCGCTCCGATCGCCGCTGCTCTCTCCGCAAAGGAAACGGAGATTGTCGCCGCTCTCGCTGCCGAACAGGGTAAGCCCGCCGACATCGGTGGTTACTATGTCCCGAAGGCAGAACTTCTCAAGAAGTGGATGCGCCCCGTCGAAGCGTTCAACGCGATTATCGACAACATCTAA
- the pelA gene encoding pectate lyase translates to MKNFGFGNYKFFVAAMSVASFSFAATYTPPATAVSKINSYRGYSELTSAASGMDIDQYTYNMTTWQIANGGFYKAMADKYKSAYGGGQKSEWRAQGGADLGTIDNNATVQEMRLLAVRYKETTNNNYKSAFKTSFNKAVNFLLTMQRSKGGLPQVWPKRGNYSDQITLNDNAMIRAMVTMMDIANKTSPFDSDIIDDATRSKMKSALNKAVDYLLKAQIVNDGKVTVWCAQHDTNSLAPVGARAYELPSKSGNESMGVVWFLMNWPDQNEAIQKAVKGAIAWYKKNKLKDKAFSKTAGVVDKAGSSLWFRFYEVNNDNYFFCDRDGASTKTQDFMKISEERRKGYQWAGDYGSAILSTENAYLEALAKMDDNYVPPPPAPAMCGNDTCKTYIDGVDFIDIQGVKETTNTGFVGEGYANVDNSTGSYVTYGVTAFKEGKYTLFISFANGGGSARGYSVSAGDKTLIADGSMESTAAWTTWKVQSIEIELPQGYSELKFTSLSKDGMANIDYIGWMSEDLKIGEVEVPRTSIDAMHSVRKAQPSNRYFVDFSRNANGAGAYFKRGNNTFRVNGKVR, encoded by the coding sequence ATGAAGAATTTTGGGTTTGGTAACTACAAGTTTTTTGTAGCGGCAATGTCTGTCGCGTCCTTTTCGTTTGCTGCCACTTACACACCGCCAGCGACAGCCGTATCGAAAATCAATAGCTATCGCGGCTATTCGGAGCTGACCTCGGCGGCATCCGGCATGGATATCGACCAGTACACCTACAACATGACCACTTGGCAAATCGCAAACGGCGGTTTTTACAAAGCCATGGCCGACAAGTATAAAAGCGCGTATGGCGGCGGTCAAAAATCCGAATGGCGTGCACAGGGCGGGGCCGACCTCGGCACTATCGACAACAACGCCACCGTTCAAGAAATGCGTTTGCTCGCCGTGCGTTACAAAGAAACGACGAACAACAATTACAAATCCGCATTTAAGACAAGTTTCAATAAAGCCGTCAATTTTCTTTTGACCATGCAGCGCTCCAAAGGCGGGCTTCCGCAAGTTTGGCCCAAGCGCGGCAACTATTCCGACCAAATCACGCTGAATGACAACGCCATGATCCGCGCCATGGTGACTATGATGGACATTGCGAACAAAACATCGCCTTTTGATTCGGACATTATCGACGACGCCACCCGCAGCAAAATGAAATCGGCTCTCAACAAAGCAGTTGATTATTTGCTCAAGGCTCAAATCGTGAATGACGGAAAGGTCACGGTCTGGTGCGCTCAGCATGACACCAACAGCCTCGCCCCCGTAGGCGCACGAGCCTACGAACTCCCGAGCAAATCCGGCAACGAATCCATGGGCGTTGTGTGGTTTTTGATGAACTGGCCAGACCAAAACGAAGCAATCCAGAAAGCGGTCAAAGGCGCAATCGCTTGGTACAAAAAGAATAAACTAAAAGACAAGGCGTTTAGCAAGACCGCAGGCGTTGTGGACAAGGCGGGTTCATCGCTGTGGTTCCGCTTTTACGAAGTCAACAACGACAACTACTTTTTCTGCGACCGCGATGGTGCTAGCACCAAGACGCAGGACTTCATGAAAATCAGCGAAGAACGTCGCAAGGGCTACCAGTGGGCAGGCGACTACGGCTCCGCCATTTTAAGCACCGAAAACGCATACCTTGAAGCACTCGCCAAGATGGACGACAACTATGTTCCACCTCCGCCAGCACCAGCTATGTGCGGAAACGACACATGCAAAACGTACATTGACGGTGTAGACTTTATCGACATTCAAGGCGTCAAGGAAACAACCAACACGGGATTCGTTGGCGAAGGTTACGCAAACGTTGACAACTCCACAGGAAGCTATGTGACCTACGGCGTTACCGCATTCAAGGAAGGCAAATACACTTTGTTCATCAGCTTTGCAAACGGCGGCGGTTCTGCACGCGGTTACAGCGTTTCTGCAGGCGATAAGACGCTTATCGCCGACGGCAGCATGGAATCCACCGCAGCATGGACAACATGGAAAGTGCAATCCATCGAAATTGAATTGCCACAAGGCTATAGCGAACTCAAGTTCACAAGCCTTTCGAAAGATGGCATGGCAAACATCGATTACATTGGCTGGATGAGCGAAGACTTGAAAATTGGCGAAGTTGAAGTTCCGCGCACATCTATTGACGCCATGCACTCGGTTCGCAAAGCGCAACCAAGCAACCGCTACTTTGTGGACTTTAGTCGCAATGCAAACGGTGCAGGAGCATACTTTAAGCGAGGCAACAACACGTTCCGCGTGAATGGTAAGGTGAGGTAA
- a CDS encoding pectinesterase family protein has product MLNSWFYKFAVCMPLAMAVNASAIAKHGFDFVLGVDGDFKAAIAKASSSGATESKRFILFVPNGEYNITKVTGDEHGKSTFSGSNISIIGESVDKTIIWNTTDTEGISTTATLYFPSNKNMYMQDITLQNRGTYNSGSAARQVALQQNAGDKFIYKNVRLLSGQDTYYTKKGRTYWEGGEIDGTVDFICGGGDVFFEGTKLVMTRNGGYITASQNPDTWGYVFNNAIIEVSNSGFNKTFYLGRSWGRAKVVWLNTIMRAEPKAEGWGPDMNSAPVVFGEYNSKNGSGGAINTSQRKTYFNGGKDASTATTLKTVWNANDAAKYTLKNVLGGSDNWDPTKFTAQVSAPKISQEGANIIWNDDDNAICWAVFVNGKYHSNTTTNSIDVGGIAAGSKVTVRAANSMGGLGASSNEITVLEANVTYYNLTINSSIGGSVIASPNREKIAEGTAVTFTAEPASGWKFAGWTGKSASDAGSESTWKTTMTKNIELGAIFEAKGTTTFQAEDGIIDNAINESTNAGFAGTGYINFGTGKSTVQVPVYVEFPGEYTMEMTYANGSGKARSLAFAAPGTCTAGVDGCKGAEVISFEATDKWTTYQTKEATITLPKGASYITFSIVDGNDGPNLDQIKLTEKDVDKGPVAITKITRVNTAVTESRIYDTNGKLVRYAKGNANLTGLTPGIYVVKTSAQGYTKQKMVQVR; this is encoded by the coding sequence ATGTTGAATAGTTGGTTTTACAAGTTTGCAGTTTGTATGCCGCTTGCAATGGCGGTGAACGCTTCCGCAATCGCGAAGCACGGTTTTGACTTTGTCCTGGGCGTCGATGGAGACTTCAAGGCGGCAATCGCCAAGGCATCTTCTTCGGGCGCCACCGAATCCAAGCGATTCATTCTCTTTGTGCCAAATGGTGAATACAACATCACCAAGGTCACCGGTGACGAACACGGCAAATCGACATTCAGCGGCTCGAACATATCCATTATCGGCGAATCTGTTGACAAGACGATTATCTGGAATACAACAGATACCGAAGGCATCAGCACAACGGCAACGCTGTACTTCCCCAGCAACAAAAACATGTACATGCAGGACATTACCCTGCAAAACAGAGGCACCTATAACTCTGGCAGCGCTGCACGCCAGGTTGCTCTGCAGCAAAATGCAGGCGACAAGTTCATCTACAAGAACGTGCGTCTTTTGAGCGGTCAAGACACATACTACACCAAGAAAGGTCGCACGTATTGGGAAGGTGGCGAAATTGACGGTACTGTAGACTTTATCTGTGGTGGTGGCGATGTATTTTTCGAAGGCACCAAGCTCGTGATGACGCGCAACGGCGGCTACATTACGGCATCGCAAAACCCTGACACCTGGGGTTACGTTTTCAACAATGCCATCATCGAAGTCAGCAATTCCGGTTTCAACAAGACATTCTATCTCGGGCGTTCTTGGGGCCGCGCAAAAGTGGTCTGGTTGAACACCATCATGCGCGCAGAGCCCAAAGCCGAAGGCTGGGGTCCCGACATGAATTCTGCCCCCGTAGTTTTTGGTGAATACAACAGCAAAAACGGAAGCGGTGGCGCTATCAACACAAGCCAACGCAAAACATATTTTAACGGAGGCAAAGACGCATCGACTGCAACAACACTCAAGACCGTGTGGAATGCAAACGATGCCGCGAAATATACATTGAAAAACGTCTTGGGCGGTAGCGACAACTGGGATCCGACCAAGTTCACAGCACAAGTTTCCGCTCCTAAGATTTCTCAGGAAGGCGCAAACATCATCTGGAACGATGACGACAACGCCATCTGCTGGGCGGTATTCGTGAACGGCAAATACCACAGCAACACCACCACAAATTCCATTGATGTTGGAGGCATTGCCGCAGGCTCCAAAGTTACGGTACGTGCTGCAAATTCCATGGGCGGTCTCGGCGCAAGCTCCAACGAAATCACCGTCCTTGAAGCAAATGTCACCTACTACAACTTAACAATCAATTCTTCTATTGGCGGCTCCGTTATCGCCTCCCCGAATCGCGAAAAAATCGCCGAAGGCACCGCAGTCACGTTTACCGCAGAACCCGCTAGCGGCTGGAAATTCGCAGGCTGGACAGGCAAAAGCGCAAGCGACGCCGGCAGCGAAAGCACTTGGAAAACCACGATGACCAAGAACATCGAACTTGGCGCCATCTTTGAAGCCAAGGGAACGACAACATTCCAGGCGGAAGACGGCATCATTGACAATGCCATCAACGAAAGCACAAACGCAGGTTTTGCAGGCACCGGCTACATCAACTTCGGAACTGGGAAATCGACCGTCCAAGTCCCTGTCTACGTAGAATTTCCCGGCGAATACACAATGGAAATGACATACGCAAACGGTAGCGGCAAAGCACGCAGCCTCGCCTTCGCAGCCCCTGGCACATGCACCGCAGGCGTTGACGGATGCAAAGGCGCCGAAGTCATCTCGTTCGAAGCCACCGACAAGTGGACCACATACCAGACAAAAGAAGCGACTATTACGCTCCCCAAAGGCGCAAGCTACATCACATTCTCCATCGTTGACGGCAATGACGGTCCGAACCTAGACCAAATCAAGCTTACCGAAAAAGACGTTGATAAGGGACCCGTCGCCATTACAAAAATCACCCGCGTCAACACAGCTGTCACCGAATCCCGCATCTACGATACGAACGGAAAACTGGTGCGATACGCAAAAGGGAACGCTAATTTGACCGGCCTTACCCCCGGAATTTACGTCGTCAAGACCTCTGCGCAAGGTTATACCAAACAAAAAATGGTCCAAGTCCGCTAG
- a CDS encoding ATP-dependent nuclease, whose amino-acid sequence MQPQALRLSRITISNLRSIQRETFPLSDFTALIGYNNAGKTNILMGIRWLLANFSLDISYFDDPNHPVEAEGLFEGITEQVLNRLGEEKAAEVEPFLSGTTLRVKKVQRIPGELPGNIEFWAFCPPNGKRKGKDWVRVNDKFTAAFNRMFPESIAIWDFEGNQAYTKLMHEIFKPLERKFGGELSQVIEQFTELLSPGSDCQAEEIKAFDKEVNSALRPLFPSVRVELNIPVPTLETFLKSATIKVVDEDDGFERDISRMGAGSQRAIQMALIRYLAEIKKHHNNHYLSRKLLLIDSPELFLHPQAVELVRVALKNLSNEGYQVIFATHSAQMVTSEDVSTSLLIRKNRERGTFMRKRMEDAVRQVVKDAPSQLQMLFSLSNSNELLFADYVLLTEGKTEWRVLPALFERITGQSFALIKCALVRQGGVSNTRKSMQVLSAMDIPVRAIVDLDYAFTTATRDGFLSANDPDITECRNLFRELACHNHLRLVNGLPVNKHSNISASTAYAMMASMPEAERPIRNIHNKLCEQGIWVWTRGAIEEHLGLNGKNEMVWRNFIERSKSKNFVQTLPDYDGIEALCQWIINGSRGQF is encoded by the coding sequence ATGCAACCGCAAGCACTTAGATTGTCCCGCATTACGATTTCGAATCTCCGCTCTATCCAGCGCGAGACTTTTCCGCTTAGTGATTTTACCGCTCTGATTGGCTACAATAACGCCGGAAAAACGAATATCTTGATGGGAATCCGCTGGTTGCTCGCCAATTTTTCGCTGGACATCTCGTATTTTGATGACCCGAACCACCCCGTAGAAGCGGAAGGGCTTTTTGAGGGCATTACCGAGCAGGTTTTGAACCGTCTTGGAGAAGAAAAAGCGGCCGAAGTAGAGCCGTTCCTCTCGGGAACAACGCTCCGCGTCAAGAAAGTGCAGCGAATCCCGGGTGAACTCCCCGGCAATATTGAATTTTGGGCATTCTGCCCGCCAAACGGCAAGCGCAAAGGCAAAGACTGGGTACGCGTCAACGACAAGTTTACCGCAGCCTTTAATCGCATGTTCCCGGAATCCATCGCTATTTGGGATTTTGAGGGGAACCAGGCCTATACCAAGCTCATGCACGAGATTTTCAAGCCTCTCGAGCGCAAGTTTGGTGGCGAATTGAGCCAGGTCATCGAGCAGTTTACAGAACTGCTCTCCCCCGGAAGCGACTGCCAGGCCGAAGAAATCAAGGCTTTTGATAAAGAAGTCAACTCGGCGCTCCGTCCGCTATTCCCGAGCGTTCGCGTGGAGCTCAACATTCCCGTGCCGACTCTCGAGACATTCCTCAAGAGCGCAACGATTAAAGTCGTCGACGAAGATGACGGTTTTGAACGCGATATTTCGCGCATGGGTGCAGGTTCGCAGCGCGCCATCCAGATGGCACTTATCCGCTACCTCGCCGAAATCAAGAAGCACCACAACAATCACTACCTGAGCCGCAAGCTTTTATTGATTGATTCGCCGGAACTCTTTTTGCACCCGCAAGCGGTTGAGCTCGTGCGCGTGGCATTGAAGAACCTTTCGAACGAAGGCTATCAAGTCATTTTTGCAACGCATTCCGCACAAATGGTCACGAGCGAAGACGTGAGCACGTCTCTCTTGATTCGCAAGAACAGGGAACGCGGCACGTTCATGCGCAAGCGAATGGAAGATGCCGTTCGCCAAGTCGTGAAAGACGCACCGAGCCAGTTGCAAATGCTTTTTAGTTTGTCTAACAGCAATGAGCTTTTGTTTGCCGACTACGTGCTACTCACCGAAGGTAAAACGGAATGGCGCGTGCTGCCAGCGCTTTTCGAGCGCATCACCGGGCAATCTTTTGCGCTCATCAAGTGTGCGCTCGTGCGTCAAGGCGGCGTAAGCAACACCCGCAAGAGTATGCAGGTTTTGAGCGCGATGGACATTCCCGTGCGTGCGATTGTCGATTTGGACTACGCATTTACCACGGCAACACGCGACGGATTCTTGAGCGCCAACGACCCGGACATTACGGAATGCCGCAACTTGTTCCGCGAGCTCGCTTGCCACAACCATTTACGTTTGGTAAACGGCCTCCCCGTCAACAAGCACAGCAACATCAGTGCTTCTACAGCGTATGCGATGATGGCATCTATGCCAGAAGCCGAACGCCCCATCCGCAATATCCACAACAAACTTTGCGAGCAAGGCATTTGGGTCTGGACACGCGGCGCGATTGAAGAACACCTCGGACTAAACGGCAAAAACGAGATGGTGTGGCGAAACTTCATTGAACGCAGCAAGTCCAAGAACTTTGTGCAGACGCTCCCCGACTACGATGGCATTGAAGCCTTGTGTCAATGGATTATCAACGGGAGCCGCGGGCAATTCTAA
- a CDS encoding fibrobacter succinogenes major paralogous domain-containing protein, with amino-acid sequence MKQKFLVAITAVAFSLLTACDNGTSSGDVVATSLNDSRDGQIYNIVKIGDQVWMAENLKYEIPVAAGEEPKSFCYSDSEINCGIYGRLYTWDNAANICPEGWHLPDTTEWNKLFDAVGGKHIAGKKLKAVSNKWLVNSGTDEFGFGALPAGFKKTILDAYFFDLGSYGNFWTDVQSAGSHAYHVTVFYDKDSVKYIEDPKDFALSVRCLKN; translated from the coding sequence ATGAAACAAAAATTTCTCGTCGCAATTACTGCAGTTGCGTTTTCTCTTTTAACAGCCTGTGATAACGGCACTTCAAGCGGTGATGTAGTTGCAACTTCATTGAATGATTCCCGTGATGGCCAAATCTACAATATTGTAAAAATTGGCGATCAAGTGTGGATGGCCGAGAACTTGAAGTATGAAATCCCTGTAGCCGCAGGAGAAGAACCAAAAAGTTTCTGCTATAGTGATTCCGAAATTAATTGCGGAATATACGGTCGCCTTTACACATGGGATAATGCAGCAAATATCTGCCCGGAGGGCTGGCATCTCCCGGATACAACGGAATGGAATAAGCTGTTTGACGCAGTGGGTGGCAAACATATTGCGGGAAAAAAACTAAAAGCCGTGAGCAATAAATGGCTTGTAAACAGTGGTACCGATGAATTTGGTTTTGGCGCGTTGCCGGCAGGTTTCAAAAAGACTATCTTAGACGCTTATTTTTTTGACCTGGGCTCGTACGGAAATTTTTGGACCGACGTACAGTCTGCTGGCTCGCATGCTTATCATGTGACGGTGTTCTACGACAAAGATTCAGTAAAATATATAGAAGATCCTAAAGATTTCGCACTTTCTGTTCGCTGCTTAAAGAACTGA